One stretch of Kogia breviceps isolate mKogBre1 chromosome 18, mKogBre1 haplotype 1, whole genome shotgun sequence DNA includes these proteins:
- the ASPDH gene encoding aspartate dehydrogenase domain-containing protein isoform X1: MYSLPHLCHSLSGPLCPSLRVPVPLSPGLCPPLSGSLSPSLWVSVPLSLGPCPPLSGSLSPSLSGSLCPSLWVSVPLSLGLCPPLSGSLSPSLWVSVPLSLGLCAPLSESLSFSPGQSLVSHLLTQGPELGLELVFVWNRDPGRMAGSVPPTLQLQNLAALGERHPDLVVEVAHPKIIHESGAEILRYANLLVGSPSALADQATERQLLEASHRWGHAVFVARGALWGTEDIARLDEAGGLQSLRVTMATHPDGFRLEGPLATAHSTGPRTVLYEGPVRGLCPLAPRNSNTMAAAALAAPGLGFDHVIGVLVADFSLKDMHVVDVELSGPPGPTGRSFAVHTHRENPSEPGAVTGSATITTFWRSLLGCCHLPSKPGIHLC, from the exons ATGtactccctccctcacctctgtCATTCCCTCTCCGGGCCTCTGTGCCCCTCTCTCCGGGTCCCTGTCCCCCTCTCTCCGGGTCTCTGTCCCCCTCTCTCCGGGTCCCTGTCcccctctctctgggtctctgtccccctctctctgggtccctgtccccctctctctgggtctctgtccccctctctctctgggtctctgtgcccctctctctgggtctctgtccccctctctctgggtctctgtccccctctctctgggtctctgtccccctctctctgggtctctgtccccctctctctgggtctctgtgcccctctctctgagtctctttccttctccccaggACAGTCCCTGGTCTCCCACTTGCTGACTCAGGGACCAGAACTGGGCCTAGAACTCGTTTTTGTCTGGAATCGTGACCCAGGACGAATGGCGGGGAGTGTGCCCCCTACCCTTCAGCTCCAGAACCTTGCTGCCCTCGGGGAGAG gcaCCCTGACCTTGTGGTGGAAGTGGCCCATCCCAAAATAATCCACGAATCTGGGGCAGAAATCCTGCGCTATGCCAACCTCCTG GTGGGATCCCCCTCAGCCCTGGCTGACCAGGCCACAGAGCGGCAGCTCCTGGAGGCCTCGCATCGCTGGGGCCATGCTGTGTTCGTGGCCCGGGGGGCCCTCTGGGGCACTGAGGACATCGCCAGATTGGACGAAGCCGGGGGCCTCCAG AGTCTCCGTGTCACCATGGCCACACACCCTGATGGCTTCCGGCTTGAGGGACCCCTGGCTACGGCGCACAGCACTGGGCCCCGCACAGTGCTCTATGAAGGCCCTGTCCGCGGCCTCTGCCCCCTTGCCCCCCGAAACTCCAACACCATGGCTGCCGCTGCCCTGGCCGCCCCCGGCCTGGGCTTCGACCATGTGATCGGGGTGCTTGTGGCCGATTTCAG CCTCAAGGACATGCATGTGGTGGACGTGGAGCTGAGCGGACCCCCGGGCCCCACAGGCCGAAGCTTTGCTGTGCACACCCACAGAGAGAACCCCTCCGAGCCAGGCGCTGTCACCGGctctgccaccatcaccacctttTGGCGCAGCCTCCTGG GCTGCTGCCACCTGCCCTCCAAGCCGGGGATCCATCTCTGCTAA
- the ASPDH gene encoding aspartate dehydrogenase domain-containing protein isoform X3 produces the protein MALNTVPRKVGIVGYGRLGQSLVSHLLTQGPELGLELVFVWNRDPGRMAGSVPPTLQLQNLAALGERHPDLVVEVAHPKIIHESGAEILRYANLLVGSPSALADQATERQLLEASHRWGHAVFVARGALWGTEDIARLDEAGGLQSLRVTMATHPDGFRLEGPLATAHSTGPRTVLYEGPVRGLCPLAPRNSNTMAAAALAAPGLGFDHVIGVLVADFSLKDMHVVDVELSGPPGPTGRSFAVHTHRENPSEPGAVTGSATITTFWRSLLGCCHLPSKPGIHLC, from the exons ATGGCTCTCAACACGGTCCCCAGGAAAGTGGGGATAGTGGGCTACGGCCGCCTCG gACAGTCCCTGGTCTCCCACTTGCTGACTCAGGGACCAGAACTGGGCCTAGAACTCGTTTTTGTCTGGAATCGTGACCCAGGACGAATGGCGGGGAGTGTGCCCCCTACCCTTCAGCTCCAGAACCTTGCTGCCCTCGGGGAGAG gcaCCCTGACCTTGTGGTGGAAGTGGCCCATCCCAAAATAATCCACGAATCTGGGGCAGAAATCCTGCGCTATGCCAACCTCCTG GTGGGATCCCCCTCAGCCCTGGCTGACCAGGCCACAGAGCGGCAGCTCCTGGAGGCCTCGCATCGCTGGGGCCATGCTGTGTTCGTGGCCCGGGGGGCCCTCTGGGGCACTGAGGACATCGCCAGATTGGACGAAGCCGGGGGCCTCCAG AGTCTCCGTGTCACCATGGCCACACACCCTGATGGCTTCCGGCTTGAGGGACCCCTGGCTACGGCGCACAGCACTGGGCCCCGCACAGTGCTCTATGAAGGCCCTGTCCGCGGCCTCTGCCCCCTTGCCCCCCGAAACTCCAACACCATGGCTGCCGCTGCCCTGGCCGCCCCCGGCCTGGGCTTCGACCATGTGATCGGGGTGCTTGTGGCCGATTTCAG CCTCAAGGACATGCATGTGGTGGACGTGGAGCTGAGCGGACCCCCGGGCCCCACAGGCCGAAGCTTTGCTGTGCACACCCACAGAGAGAACCCCTCCGAGCCAGGCGCTGTCACCGGctctgccaccatcaccacctttTGGCGCAGCCTCCTGG GCTGCTGCCACCTGCCCTCCAAGCCGGGGATCCATCTCTGCTAA
- the ASPDH gene encoding aspartate dehydrogenase domain-containing protein isoform X2, with translation MYSLPHLCHSLSGPLCPSLRVPVPLSPGLCPPLSGSLSPSLWVSVPLSLGPCPPLSGSLSPSLSGSLCPSLWVSVPLSLGLCPPLSGSLSPSLWVSVPLSLGLCAPLSESLSFSPGQSLVSHLLTQGPELGLELVFVWNRDPGRMAGSVPPTLQLQNLAALGERHPDLVVEVAHPKIIHESGAEILRYANLLVGSPSALADQATERQLLEASHRWGHAVFVARGALWGTEDIARLDEAGGLQSLRVTMATHPDGFRLEGPLATAHSTGPRTVLYEGPVRGLCPLAPRNSNTMAAAALAAPGLGFDHVIGVLVADFRLLPPALQAGDPSLLRSLLLPKRTSSYYLLPTATVPLLPRYPQISPLLSQ, from the exons ATGtactccctccctcacctctgtCATTCCCTCTCCGGGCCTCTGTGCCCCTCTCTCCGGGTCCCTGTCCCCCTCTCTCCGGGTCTCTGTCCCCCTCTCTCCGGGTCCCTGTCcccctctctctgggtctctgtccccctctctctgggtccctgtccccctctctctgggtctctgtccccctctctctctgggtctctgtgcccctctctctgggtctctgtccccctctctctgggtctctgtccccctctctctgggtctctgtccccctctctctgggtctctgtccccctctctctgggtctctgtgcccctctctctgagtctctttccttctccccaggACAGTCCCTGGTCTCCCACTTGCTGACTCAGGGACCAGAACTGGGCCTAGAACTCGTTTTTGTCTGGAATCGTGACCCAGGACGAATGGCGGGGAGTGTGCCCCCTACCCTTCAGCTCCAGAACCTTGCTGCCCTCGGGGAGAG gcaCCCTGACCTTGTGGTGGAAGTGGCCCATCCCAAAATAATCCACGAATCTGGGGCAGAAATCCTGCGCTATGCCAACCTCCTG GTGGGATCCCCCTCAGCCCTGGCTGACCAGGCCACAGAGCGGCAGCTCCTGGAGGCCTCGCATCGCTGGGGCCATGCTGTGTTCGTGGCCCGGGGGGCCCTCTGGGGCACTGAGGACATCGCCAGATTGGACGAAGCCGGGGGCCTCCAG AGTCTCCGTGTCACCATGGCCACACACCCTGATGGCTTCCGGCTTGAGGGACCCCTGGCTACGGCGCACAGCACTGGGCCCCGCACAGTGCTCTATGAAGGCCCTGTCCGCGGCCTCTGCCCCCTTGCCCCCCGAAACTCCAACACCATGGCTGCCGCTGCCCTGGCCGCCCCCGGCCTGGGCTTCGACCATGTGATCGGGGTGCTTGTGGCCGATTTCAG GCTGCTGCCACCTGCCCTCCAAGCCGGGGATCCATCTCTGCTAAGAAGCCTCCTCCTTCCCAAGAGGACATCCTCATATTATTTACTTCCCACCGCCACCGTCCCGCTGCTGCCTCGGTATCCCCAGATCTCCCCCCTCCTGTCTCAGTAA